Genomic segment of Limnohabitans sp. INBF002:
CGGTTTACGTGCCATGCTTCATTGCACTGACGCTTTACAGCGTACGTGCAACCTCTTTGATTTCGAAGAATTCCAACACGTCGCCTTCGACGATGTCGTTGTAGTTCTTGATGGTCAAACCGCACTCGAAGTTTTCTTTGACTTCTTTGGCGTCGTCTTTGAAACGCTTCAAGCTGTCGAGTTCGCCGGTGAACACCACCACGTTGTTGCGCAACAAACGCAACTTCGCGTTGCGACGTACGAAACCAGAGGTGACCATACAACCCGCGATCGCACCAATCTTGCTGACACGCAGCACTTGGCGAATCTCGGCTGTACCGATGACTTCTTCTTTCTTGTCGGGTGTCAACATGCCAGACATGGCCGCTTTGAGTTCGTCCACCGCGTCATAAATGATGTTGTAGTAACGAATGTCCACGCCATTGCTCTCGGCCAACTTGCGCGCGCCGGCGTCAGCTCGGGTGTTGAAACCAATGATCACGGCCTTAGACGCAATGGACAAGTTGACATCGCTTTCGCTGATGCCACCCACAGCGGCGTACACCAACTGCACCTTGACTTCGTCAGTCGACAACTTGAGCAACGAGGCAGCCAAAGCTTCTTGCGAACCTTGCACGTCGGCTTTGACGATGATCGGCAACAGCTTGACTTCGCCAGACGTCATGTCGGAGAACATGTTCTCCAGCTTCGACGCTTGTTGCTTGGCCAACTTCGTATTACGCACCTTGCCTGCACGGTAAGTGGCGATTTCGCGGGCACGACGCTCGTCGGTCATGACCATGAATTCGTCGCCGGCTTGCGGCACTTCGGTGAGACCTTGAATCTCCACAGGAATTGATGGGCCAGCCGATTTGATCGGCTTGCCGTTCTCGTCCAACATGGCGCGCACGCGGCCATAGGTTTGACCGCCCAAGACCACGTCGCCCACATTGAGCGTACCGGACTGAACCAGCACCGTGGCCACAGGACCGCGACCTTTGTCCAGACGCGCTTCGATCACCAAGCCTTTGGCCATGGCGTCGACAGGCGCTTTGAGTTCGAGCACTTCGGCTTGCAAGAGCACTTGCTCCAGCAACTCGTCGATGCCCGCACCGGTTTTGGCAGAGACTTCACAGAACGGTGAATCACCACCGAACTCTTCAGGCACCACTTCTTCAGCCACCAGTTCGCCTTTGACGCGTTCTGGGTTGGCACCGGGCTTATCGATCTTGTTGACCGCCACCACGATTGGCACACCAGCAGCCTTCGCATGCTTGATGGCTTCTTTGGTTTGCGGCATCACGCCGTCGTCCGCCGCCACCACCAAGATGACGATGTCGGTGGCTTTGGCACCGCGTGCACGCATGGCCGTGAAGGCCTCGTGACCGGGCGTGTCCAAGAAGGAAATCATGCCGCGTGGTGTTTCCACGTGGTAAGCGCCAATGTGTTGGGTAATGCCACCGGCTTCGCCCGACGCAACTTTGGCGCGACGGATGTAGTCCAGCAACGAGGTTTTACCGTGGTCCACGTGGCCCATGACCGTCACCACAGGGGCGCGTGTCAAAGACTCGGCTTGATGGCCGGACGCTTCTTCTTCAGTAAAGGCTTCTGGATCGTCCAGTGCAGCAATCACGGCCTTATGACCCAACTCTTCCACCAAAATCATGGCGGTGTCTTGGTCCAAAGGCTGGTTGATGGTGGCCATTTGGCCAAGTTTCATCAACTGTTTGATCACTTCAGAGGCTTTGATGGCCATCTTGTGGGCCAACTCGCCCACGGTGATGGTTTCTGGCACGTGCACTTCGAGCACGCGTGCTTCGACGGGTGCTTGTGGTGCGCGGTCATCGTCGCGGTCGCGGTCACGGCGGCCTTTGGGGCCTCCACGCCAGCTGTTGCGGCCCACACCACCACTCGCGTCACCGCGTGTTTTGATGGCTTTCTTTTTGGCTTGTTCGTCGGCCCAGCTGGAAGACAGCTTGGCGCTCTTGACTTCTTTGTTGCCAGGTGCAGCGGCGGTGCCAGGGGCGGCAGGTGCGCCTGGACGGGCACCTGGAGTGCCTGCCGGCTTGTGCAGCGTACCTTTGATGGCTTTGGGATCTGGCGTTGGCTCAGGCTTTTTAGCCACCATCTGCTTTTGTGGCGTGCTCATCATCAAGCGAATCGCTTCGGCTTCAGCCAAGGCTTTGCGACGACGAGAATCCAAATCAGCAGCGCGAGCCGTGTCTTCATCGGCACGTGCCTTAGAAGCCGCAGCGGCTTCCACACGCGCAGCTTCAGCGGCTTGCGCTTTGGCGTCGACAACGGGTTCAGAGGGTTCAGCTTTGGCTTCGGACGCAACAGCTTCCACCACCACAGCAGCTTCGGCTTGCGCTTTGGCTTTGGCGGCTTCTTGTTTGGCCTGCTCTTTGGCTTCTTGCTCTTCGCGCAGACGGCGTTTTTCGGCCAGCTCTTCTTCTTGACGACGGATCAGCTCAGCTTGGCGGCGTGCTTCTTCTTCACGTCGGGCCAACTCGGCATGGTCAATCGCAGGCACAACAGGCTCTTGCACTGCAACAGGTACGGGTGCGGCTTGGACTTCTGTCGCCTCGTCTTCATCGCGCTTGACGAAGGTGCGTTTTTTACGCACTTCCACTTGGATGGTGCGGGCTTTGCCTGTGGCGTCGGCTTGTTTGATCTCGGTGGTCGATTTCTTGACCAAGGTGATTTTCTTGCGCTCGGGCGATGCTGTGCCATGGCTGGCTTGCAAGTGGCTCAAGAGCATTTGTTTGTCGCCCTCTGTCAGCACATCGCTGGCAGAAGCTTTGGCAACACCGGCTGCCTTGAGCTGGTCAAGCAGGGTGTCGGTTGGTTTTTTGAGTTCGCTGGCAAACTCGGCTACGGTCGTACTGGACATATGTGATCTTCCTCGCCATGACCATTACTCTTGACCCGTGAACCAATGTTCACGTGCCTTCAAGATCAGGGCTTTGGCCTCTTCTTCGCTTTGGCCGGTGATGGCTGTGAGCTCGTCTACGGCCAAATCGGCCAAATCGTCACGGGTGTGTACGCCGCTCTCAGCCAACTGGGGCAAGAACTCCGCATTCAATCCTTCGAGGTCGCGCAAATCTTGCGAAACTTCTTCGACGCTCTCTTCGCGTGCAATTTCCATGGTGAGCAGCGCATCCTTGGCACGTGTGCGCAACTCGTTGACGGTGTCTTCGTCAAAACTTTCGATTTCCAACATCTCTTGCAATGGCACATAAGCCACTTCTTCGAGGCTGGTGAAACCTTCTTCAATCAAGATGTCAGCGACTTCTTGGTCCACGTCCAACTTGGCCATGAACAATTCACGGATGCTGAACGTTTCGTCAGCTTGCTTCTGAGCAGACTCAGCGGCATCCATGATGTTGATTTTCCAGCCGGTCAACTCAGCCGCCAAACGCACGTTTTGGCCGCCACGGCCGATGGCGATGGCGAGGTTTTCTTCGTCCACCACCACATCCATGGCGTGACGCTCTTCGTCCACCACGATGGAGCTGACGTTGGCAGGCGCCAAAGCACCAATCACGAATTGGGCTGGATCTTCGCTCCACAACACGATGTCCACGCGTTCGCCGGCGAGCTCGGTGGTCACCGCGTTCACGCGGGTGCCACGCACGCCCACGCAAGTACCGATGGGGTCAACGCGTTTGTCGTGAGAGATGACGGCGATCTTGGCGCGTGAACCCGCGTCACGGGCGCAAGATTTGATCTCGAGCATGCCTTGTTCGATTTCTGGCACTTCGTGGCGGAACAACTCCACCATGAACTCAGGCGCCGAACGCGACAAGATGATGGGCGCACCGCGCAAAGTCAAGTCCACTTCCATGATCATGGCGCGCACACGGTCACCACTGCGGAAGTTTTCTTTAGGGATCATTTCGCTGCGACGCAAACGGCCTTCCACGCGACCGGATTCGACAATGAGGTCGCCCTTATCCATGCGCTTGACCGTGCCGACAAAAATCTTGTCGCCGCGGGACATGAAGTCGTTGAGCAACATCTCGCGCTCAGCGTCGCGGATTTTTTGCAAGATCACTTGCTTGGCAGCCATTGCACCGATGCGACCGATGGGCAAGGACTCGACGCCCTCTTCGATGTATTCACCTTCTTCGACGTCAGCCACGCGCTCGCGGGCGTCCATCAACATTTCTTCGGCTTCAGGGTTTTGCAAACCAGCTTCGTCAGGCACCACCAACCAACGGCGGAAAGTTTCGTACTCGCCTGTGTCACGGTCCATCGCCACGCGAATGTCCACATCACCTTCGTACAGCTTTTTGGTGGCTTGGGCCAACGCCAACTCGACGGCGCCAAACACCACATCGCGTTCGACGTTTTTCTCGCGCGAGATTGCCTCGACCAACATCAACATTTCGCGGTTCATGATCGGTTACTCCTTCTCTTACCTATGTTCAACGGGGCTTTTTGCCCTTGAAATCCACAATCGGAGCTAGACGTGCTTCTCGCAGTTCGTCCAGCGTGAAACCCAGTGCGTGAACTGGCATTTCGGCTAATCTTTTGGGGCTGACTTTTTGACCAGGCTTGGCCTTGACTTCATCACGCCAGGTGATTTGCCAGCCTGCACCATCGTCGGTGCGCTCTAAAGTGCCACGGAATTTTTTACGGGTTGCCGCCACTTGGCCTGCCGCAGCAGCGCCAATGGGGGCCTTGAGCGTGAGGTCCACCTCTTCGCCCACAAAGCGCTCGAAATCAGCTTGGTGACGCAAAGGGCGATCAATACCGGGGGAGGACACCTCAAGGCGGGCGTATTCGGTGCCATCGACTTCCAGCGCAAATTGCAGCTGGCGCGTGACGCGCTCGCAATCTTCCACATTGATGGGCTGCACAGGCGTGTCAGCCGTCCAAGGCATGTCGATGGTGATGCGCAAGAGTCCCCCGGCGGAGCGTTCAATCTCTACCAGGTCGTAACCTAAGCCGGTCACTGTTTGTTCTACGGTTTGCTGCAAACTCACGTCGACGAATAGCCTTCAAAATCAAGTGTTCAAAAAACAAACGACCAAAAAAAACGAGCGGTAATTACCCGCCCGTTTGGTCGTGAAGCGCACATTGTAGCGCCTAAATGCTTGATTATCAAAGGATAAAAGGTATTTTTAGGCCTCGGCCCCTACCAAAATCTTCGTATACGGAGCTTGTGGGTTGTTCAAGATTTGGTCAAACGTACCCGCCTCCACCACCTTCCCGGCTTGCATCACCATCACATGGTGGGCCATGGCGCGAATCACCGACACATCATGGGTGATGAGCAAGTAGCTCAAACCCCGCTCCCGCTGGAGCTTTTGCAGCAATTGCAAGACCTGCAACTGGGTCGTGGCATCCAAAGCGCTGGTCGGCTCATCTAGCACCAACACCTGCGGCTCGATCACCAAAGCACGGGCAATCGCCAAGCGCTGACGTTGGCCACCTGAAAATTCGTGGGGGTAGCGCTGCAACAGGCCTGGAAATTCGGTTTCAGTTAAACCGACAGCCGCCAAAGTTACCAAAATGCGGCGCAAACGGCCTAACGCGTCCAGCTCGGGGGCGTGCAGAGTCAAGCCCTCAGACACCAGCTCTTGCACGTTCATCCGGGGTGACAGGGACGAAAACGGGTCTTGGAACACCACCTGCACTTTGCGGCGCAACGGCAAGTCTTGCACGGACTTGCCTTGCCAAGCCGCACCGTCGATGGTGAGCGTGCCCTTGGAAGGCATCAATCCAAGCGCCGCCAAAGCCAAGGTGGTTTTGCCAGAGCCCGACTCGCCAATCACGCCCAAGGTTTGCCCTGCACGCAAGTCAAAACTGGCAGCTTGAACCGCGACAAAGTGATCGCCTTTGAACCAGCCTTTCCAGCCTGAACGCCGAATGGGGTAGCTCACCCGCAAGCCCTTGGCTTGCATGACGATGGGCGCGTTGGCATTGGCGTTCACCACATCTCGAGGCGGCTGACTGTTGATCAAGCGTTGCGTGTAGGGGTGTTCTGGATAAGTCAGCACCGCATCGACGGCGCCCGACTCCACCACCACGCCCTTTTCCATCACCAACACTTGGTCCGCAAAGCGGCGCACGGTGTTGAGGTCATGCGTGATGAGCAACACGGCCATGCCAAAACGTTTTTGCAAATCGTTGAGTAAATCCAAAATTTGCGCACGCAGCGACACATCCAAAGCGGTGGTCGGCTCGTCGGCTACCAACAAGCGCGGGCGGCAAGCCAAGGCCATGGCAATCATCACGCGTTGGCGTTGACCACCCGAGAGCTGATGCGGGTAGGCGCTGGCACGGCGCACTGGCTCGGGGATGCCTGTGAGGTTGAGCAACTCCACGGCTTCATGCCAGGCCTCTTCGCGCGTCATGCCGCGTTTGAGTTCCAGCACCTCAGCAATTTGGTCGCCCACCATCATCAAGGGGTTCAAGGCCGTCATGGGCTCTTGGAACACGAAGGCAATGTCTTGGCCGCGAATGTGGACCAACTGACGTTCGCTGAGCTTGACCAAGTCATGCGTGTGCGGTGCATCGGTGGCTTCGGGGTGCAGGGTGTCGGCATCTTGCGCAGTCCACAGCACACGGCCAGACACGCGCGCACCTTCAAGCAGCTTCACAAAACTGAGTGCAGTCACACTTTTGCCGGAGCCCGATTCGCCCACCAAAGCCAGCTTTTCACCCAGGTCTAAGTTGAAGCTGATGCCTTTGACGACATCTTCCGATTGAAAACCAATGCGCAAATCGCGCACTTGAAGCAAAGGCAGTCTCATGGGCGTGCCTTTCTTGGGTCCAGCGCATCGCGCAGCGCGTCACCCATGAAGGTGAGCAGCATCAAGGTGACGACCAACACGGCAAAGGTGGACAAAGAAATCCACCACGCATCGATGTTGTTTTTGCCCTGTGCCAACAGCTCACCCAAGCTGGGCGTCCCCGGTGGCACACCCAACCCTAAGAAGTCCAACGACGTGAGCGACAAAATGGCCGCACTCATGCGAAACGGCAAAAACGTGACCACGGGCGTCAAGCTGTTGGGCAGCACATGACGCCACATGATTTGCGCGTCTGACAAGCCCAGCGCACGCGCGGCGCGCACATAGTCGAGCTGACGGTTGCGCAAGAATTCGGCACGCACGTAATCTGACAAGCCCATCCAACCAAACAAACCCAACAAAATGAGCAGCAAGGTGATGCTCGGGTCGAACACCGCTGAAAAGATGATGAGCAAATACAACTCGGGCATGGCGCTCCACACCTCGATGAAGCGCTGCATGGCCAAGTCAGTCTTGCCGCCAAAGAAGCCTTGCAGAGCACCGGTCAAGATGCCAATGACGGTGCCAAACAACGTCAGCGCCAAGGCAAACAAGACAGAGATGCGAAAGCCGTACAACAAACGGGCCAGCACATCGCGACCACGGTCGTCTGTGCCAAACCAGTTATCTGCCGAGGGAGGCGCAGGGTTGGGCGTGGCAGCAAAGTAATTCAACGTGCTGTGGTGGTAAGGAACCAGCGGGTACAAGGCCCAGTTACCAGGCTTGTCAAACTGAGCTTGAATAAACGGGTCGAGGTAGTCGGTGGGCGTCTCAAAGTCGCCACCGAAGGTCGTCTCTGGCTGGTTGTGCAGGATGGGCATGTAAAAACTGCCGTTGTAACGGGCCAGCAAAGGCTTGTCGTTGCACAACACTTCTGCCAACAAGCTCAAGCCAAAGAAGAACACAAACAACACCAAGCTGTAAAAGCCAAGGCGGTTATGCCTGAACCTCAGCCAAGCACGCTGGGTGGGCGACAAAGATGCTTCAGTCGAATTTGACACGCGGGTCCACCCATACATAACAAAGGTCGCTGATGAGTTTGGTGACCAAACCAATCAACGTGAACAAATACAAAGTCCCCAACACCACGGGGTAGTCTCGGCGCATGACACTTTCGTAGCTCAACAATCCCAAGCCATCGAGCGAAAACAAGGTTTCGATCAACAGCGACCCCGTGAAGAACGCGCCAATGAAAGCAGCCGGAAAACCTGTGACCAAGGGAATGAGCGCGTTGCGAAACACATGGTTCCAAATGACGCGGCGTTCAGACAAACCTTTGGCGCGCGCAGTGAGCACGTATTGCTTGCGAATCTCTTCGAGCATGGCGTTTTTGGTGAGCAGCGTGGTGACAGCGAAAGCCCCCAGCACGCTGGAAGTGACGGGCAACACGATGTGCCACAAGTAGTCGGTGATGCGAGCACCCCACGTGAGCTGCTCCCAGTTGGCCGAGGTCAAACCACGCAGCGGGAACCACTGCAACTGCCCGCCAAACACCACCAACAAAGCCACACCCAACACAAAGCCGGGAATGGCAAAACCCACCAACACCAAAAGACTGGTCACCAAGTCAAACGTGGAGCCCGCACGCACCGCCTTGGCCACACCCAACGGCACAGAGATGAGGTAGCTCAATAGAAAAGTCCACAGCCCCAAGCTGATGGAGACTGGCATTTTTTCTTTCACCAACTCCCACACGGTTTTGGGATAGAAAAAGCTTTTGCCCAAATCGAACACAGCGAACTGTTTGAGCATTTGCCAAAACCGCTCGGTGGGCGGTTTGTCAAAACCGTATTGCTGGCGAATTTCTTCAATGCGTGCGGCGTCCACGCCTTGGCGACCACGGTAGCCAGCGCCTGCCACGGCAGCGCCCTCGCCGCCGCTATCGCGGCCTTGCAACTGCGACACCATTTGCTCAACGGGGCCACCCGGCACAAATTGAATGACCACAAAGGTCATCAGCAAAACCCCCAACAAGGTGGGAATCATCAACAGCAAACGTCTGAAGATGTACGAACTCATGGCGCACGCTCCGCTCTTTTGGTCGCAGCCAAGGTGGCGCGGTTATCGATGGTGGCCCACCATGTCGATGAGGCCCATGTTTCGGGTTGGTAGTAGCGAGGCATAACCGCCGGCAACTCAAAGCGGCCGTTGCGCCATGCCACACGGTGCACACCGCCATACCAATGCGGCACGCTGTAGTGGCCGTGGCGCAGCACGCGATCTAAGGCGCGGACCGCCGTGATGAGCTGAGGACGGGTTTTGGCAGAGGTGACGTTTTCTAACAAAGCATCGACCGCAGGGTCTTGGATGCCAATGAAGTTACCCGAGCCCTCGGTGGTGGCCGCTTTTGAGCCAAAGCGCTCCATCAATTCAGTACCCGGCGACTCGCTGCCCACAATGCGGTTGCTGATGATTTCAAAGTCAAACACATCCAAGCGTTTTTGCAGAATGGCGAAGTCGATGACTTTGTAGTTCACCTGAAAACCCAGCTTCTCTAGGTTCTTGGTGTACGGCGTGATGACACGCCCCATGGCGCCTGAGTTGTCTAGAAACTCCACCGTGAATGGTTCGCCTTGCGGGTTGCGCAGCGCCCCATCGCGGTAAGTCCAGCCCGCCTCGGCCAACAAGGCCTTGGCACGGCGCAAATGGTCACGCAAGGTTTCACCTGATTTGGGGTCTAGCGAGGTGCGTGGTGGCTGAGGCACGGCGTCTTTGAACACCCCCGGTGCAAGCTTGTCACGCAAAGGCGTGAGCAAAGCCAGCTCTGCGGCGTCAGGCATGCCCGTGGCTTCAAAATCACTGGCCACAAAGTAGCCACGCACGCGCTGGTAAGCCCCGTAAAACAGCTGGCGGTTCATCCACTCAAAGTCCATGGCCAGGCCAATGGCCTCACGCACACGCGTGTCTTTGAACTTGGGCAACCGGGTGTTGAACATGAAGCCCTGAAAGTCGCCCGCATTGCCGTGCTTGAACTCGCTTTTCATCAGTTGACGCGTCGCAAACTGTTTGCCCGTGTAGCCCCTCGCCCACTCGCGCGCGATGAAGGACTGCACCAAATCGAACTCACCAGCCTTGAAGCCTTCAAGCTGCGCCGTGTTGTCTTTGTACAAGCGGTAGGTGATGCGGTCAAAGTTGAACAAGCCTTTGCGCACATTCAAATCGCGGGCCCAATAGTTGTTGTCGCGCTCGTAGCTCACATCGCGGCCAAACACCACGCGGCCCATTTTGTAAGGGCCACTGCCGATGGGGGTATCTGTGACGATTTTGTCCAAGGGCTTGGGATAGCCGTTTTCACTGCCCCACTGGCGGCTGAACACGGGCATGCCGCCCACGATCAAGGTCAGCTCGGGATTCACGCGCTTGAAGTCAAAACGCACAGCGCGCGGGTCGACCACCGTCACACCAGCTACCTCTGCATACAGGGTGCGAAATTGCGGTGCCGCCTGCTTGCTGATGAGTTGCTCAAACGAATACTTCACATCCTCGGCCATCACCGCATCGCCGTTATGAAACCGCGCTTGCGGACGCAGCTTGAAGGTGACCGAACGGCGGTCTGCCGCCACGCTCACATCTTCAGCCAACAAGCCATAGGCTGTGGTGGGCTCGTCCATGGTGCCCGTCAACAAGGACTCGAACACCAAGCCCGTCAAGCCAGGCGCCGCATTGCCTTTGAGGGTGAAGGGGTTGTATTTGTCGAAACTCGACAAACGCGAAGGCGGCACCAACACCAGCTCGCCGCCTTTGGGCGCCAGTGGGTTGGCATAGTCAAAGTTTTTGAAGTTGGCGGGGTATTTGATGTCCCCAAATTGCGCGTAAGCATGGCCTGCCCAAGACGGGCCAGAGCACAAAAACGCCAACAAAATGAGGAAGCTACGCATGCGACAATTCTGCAAGATTTTTTTGGAGAGATTTCATGAGTACAAAAACGGGTTTCCTGTCTGGCAAAAAGCTTCTCATCACGGGCGTGTTATCCAACCGCTCCATCGCTTATGGCATCGCCAAAGCTTGCCACGATCAAGGTGCCGAATTGGCCTTTAGCTACGTGGGCGAGCGCTTCAAGGACCGTATCACAGAGTTTGCTGCCGACTTCAACTCCAAACTGATTTTTGACTGCGATGTGAGCAGCGACGAGCAAATCACACAAATGTTCAAAGACCTGTCGGCCCACTGGCCCACGTTTGACGGCTTTGTACACAGCATTGGCTACGCCCCACGCGAAGCCATTGCTGGCGATTTCCTCGATGGTTTGTCTCGCGAAGGCTTTGCCATCGCACACGACATCAGCGCTTACAGCTTCCCAGCAATGGCCAAAGCCGCTCTGCCCTACCTCAACGACAAATCAGCCGTGTTGACCCTGTCGTATTTGGGCGCCATCCGCACCGTGCCGAACTACAACACCATGGGCTTGGCCAAAGCCTCGCTTGAAGCGTCTGTGCGCTACTTGGCCGAATCCTTAGGCGCCAAAGGCCGCAATCTGCGCGCCAACGGCATCAGCGCTGGCCCCATCAAAACCTTGGCTGCCAGCGGCATCAAAGGCTTTGGCAAGATTTTGAGCGTGGTGGCTGAAGCCTCACCCATCCGCCGCAACGTGACCATCGAAGACGTGGGCAACGTGGCTGCGTTCTTGATGAGCGATTTGGCTGCAGGCGTGACTGCCGAAATTACCTATGTGGACGGCGGATTTAGCCAAGTTGTAGGTGGCATTGCCGAGCCTGCAGCCGAGTAAGCTGGCGCTCCTGGCCACGCGGGTGGCCATTTTTGGGTGCGATCAGCCCCAAGGAGACGACCATGCAACGCCGCGACTTGCTTTCTCACCTCTCCTTGGGCTGCCTTAGCAGCTTCGCACCTTTACCCGCACTTGCCACACAGCCGCTCGAGCTGTGGCTGGCTAACCCGTACCAAGGCCATGAAAAACTCACCGACTACTGGGTGAGCGAAAAATACGATGGCATTCGGGGCTGCTGGGATGGCCACCAACTCTTGAGTCGAAGCGGCAAAGCACTCAACCCACCCACCTGGTTTGTGCAAGGCTGGCCTGCTCATGCGTTTGAAGGTGAGCTTTGGGCTGGACCTGGCCAATTTGAGCAAGCCGCATCTGTCATTCAGCAAAAACAAGCCTCCGACCACGCGTGGCGCGCCATGCGCTTCATGGTGTTTGATGTGCTCACACCATCCATAACTTTCACCGAACGTGTGGGGCGTTACCAAGGCCTGGTCAAGCACATTGACAAACCATGGGTGCAAGCGGTGGCACAAAGCCAAGTGCAAACACACGCCGCTTTGAAAACCTTGCTTCACACAACCGTGCAAGCCGGCGGCGAAGGTTTGGTGTTGCACCGTGGCAGCAGCCTGTACCAAAGTGGCCGCAACGCAGACGTGCTGAAGGTCAAACCACAAGAAGATGCCGAGGCCAAAGTGGTCGCCCATGAAGTGGGCCAAGGCAAACACGCCCAACGCACCGGGGCGCTGTGGGTCGAAACACCGCAAGGTCTACGTTTCAAACTGGGCACAGGTTTGAATGACGCCCAAAGAGAAAACCCACCAGCCGTGGGCCAGTGGGTCACTTATCGCTATCGCGGTTTGACCGACAAAGGCGTGCCGCGTTTTGCCAGCTTTGTGCGCATCAGGCCAGCGATTGAACGCTGACCGCCTGATGAAACACCTTAGGCTTTGACGCAGTCTGCGTAATAGCGTTTCACGCCGTCTTCGCCCACCTCTTCCACCAAGCCGTGGATGTCGGTTTCAAAACCCGGGCATTGCAAGTTGAATTCGCGAGCGAACTTGAGGTAGTCCACGAT
This window contains:
- a CDS encoding extracellular solute-binding protein: MRSFLILLAFLCSGPSWAGHAYAQFGDIKYPANFKNFDYANPLAPKGGELVLVPPSRLSSFDKYNPFTLKGNAAPGLTGLVFESLLTGTMDEPTTAYGLLAEDVSVAADRRSVTFKLRPQARFHNGDAVMAEDVKYSFEQLISKQAAPQFRTLYAEVAGVTVVDPRAVRFDFKRVNPELTLIVGGMPVFSRQWGSENGYPKPLDKIVTDTPIGSGPYKMGRVVFGRDVSYERDNNYWARDLNVRKGLFNFDRITYRLYKDNTAQLEGFKAGEFDLVQSFIAREWARGYTGKQFATRQLMKSEFKHGNAGDFQGFMFNTRLPKFKDTRVREAIGLAMDFEWMNRQLFYGAYQRVRGYFVASDFEATGMPDAAELALLTPLRDKLAPGVFKDAVPQPPRTSLDPKSGETLRDHLRRAKALLAEAGWTYRDGALRNPQGEPFTVEFLDNSGAMGRVITPYTKNLEKLGFQVNYKVIDFAILQKRLDVFDFEIISNRIVGSESPGTELMERFGSKAATTEGSGNFIGIQDPAVDALLENVTSAKTRPQLITAVRALDRVLRHGHYSVPHWYGGVHRVAWRNGRFELPAVMPRYYQPETWASSTWWATIDNRATLAATKRAERAP
- the fabI gene encoding enoyl-ACP reductase FabI — its product is MSTKTGFLSGKKLLITGVLSNRSIAYGIAKACHDQGAELAFSYVGERFKDRITEFAADFNSKLIFDCDVSSDEQITQMFKDLSAHWPTFDGFVHSIGYAPREAIAGDFLDGLSREGFAIAHDISAYSFPAMAKAALPYLNDKSAVLTLSYLGAIRTVPNYNTMGLAKASLEASVRYLAESLGAKGRNLRANGISAGPIKTLAASGIKGFGKILSVVAEASPIRRNVTIEDVGNVAAFLMSDLAAGVTAEITYVDGGFSQVVGGIAEPAAE
- a CDS encoding DNA ligase, whose protein sequence is MQRRDLLSHLSLGCLSSFAPLPALATQPLELWLANPYQGHEKLTDYWVSEKYDGIRGCWDGHQLLSRSGKALNPPTWFVQGWPAHAFEGELWAGPGQFEQAASVIQQKQASDHAWRAMRFMVFDVLTPSITFTERVGRYQGLVKHIDKPWVQAVAQSQVQTHAALKTLLHTTVQAGGEGLVLHRGSSLYQSGRNADVLKVKPQEDAEAKVVAHEVGQGKHAQRTGALWVETPQGLRFKLGTGLNDAQRENPPAVGQWVTYRYRGLTDKGVPRFASFVRIRPAIER